The following are encoded together in the Pseudodesulfovibrio indicus genome:
- a CDS encoding YebC/PmpR family DNA-binding transcriptional regulator, giving the protein MAGHSKWANIQHRKGRQDAKKAKFFTKAAKDIILAAKAGGGNPDDNSTLRLAIQKAKAVNLPKDRIENAIKKGTGELAGGDLAEIMYEGYGPGGVAMLVEVATDNKNRTVAEIRHAFSKHGGNMAENGAVSYLFNRKGVIVFNKEKFTEDQLMEIGLEAGAEDIIDDGDSFTVHTAPGDFMVVQQAFADAGMEYESAEFNMVPETYVPVDASVGKKVMNLFDALDDNDDTQNVYMNADLPDDLFDEE; this is encoded by the coding sequence ATGGCCGGACATAGTAAATGGGCAAACATTCAGCACCGCAAGGGTCGCCAGGACGCCAAGAAGGCGAAATTTTTCACCAAGGCGGCCAAGGACATCATCCTGGCGGCCAAGGCGGGCGGCGGCAACCCGGATGACAACTCCACCCTGCGGCTGGCCATTCAGAAGGCCAAAGCGGTGAACCTGCCCAAGGACAGGATCGAGAACGCCATCAAGAAGGGCACCGGCGAACTGGCCGGCGGCGATCTGGCGGAGATCATGTACGAGGGATACGGGCCGGGCGGCGTCGCCATGCTCGTGGAAGTGGCCACCGACAACAAGAACCGCACCGTGGCCGAAATTCGCCACGCCTTTTCCAAGCACGGCGGCAACATGGCGGAGAACGGCGCGGTGTCGTACCTGTTCAACCGCAAGGGCGTCATCGTCTTCAACAAGGAAAAGTTCACCGAGGACCAGCTGATGGAAATCGGCCTGGAAGCCGGTGCCGAGGACATCATCGACGACGGCGATTCCTTCACCGTGCACACCGCCCCCGGCGATTTCATGGTCGTGCAGCAGGCGTTCGCCGACGCGGGCATGGAATACGAGTCCGCCGAGTTCAACATGGTCCCCGAGACCTACGTTCCGGTGGACGCCTCCGTGGGCAAGAAGGTCATGAACCTGTTCGACGCCCTGGACGACAACGACGACACCCAGAACGTCTACATGAACGCCGACCTGCCCGACGACCTGTTCGACGAGGAATAG
- a CDS encoding tetratricopeptide repeat protein, producing MAEKKIDKSRRNFLFGAVRRIKREDAQPVASTAGCIDTVKAANALYVDEKWEEARLKYKECLEGDKNDADVRYRLGVCSYKVGKYRQAKLEFERCLRIDQGYSDAFLYLGLTLVRLGRSDKAPGVWGRYFNPSCVKVMRELNLQLGLMESGQPDPDEEIALAVEKAIAESGDQVG from the coding sequence ATGGCCGAAAAGAAGATCGACAAGTCCCGCCGCAACTTCCTGTTCGGGGCCGTGCGCCGCATAAAGAGGGAGGACGCCCAGCCCGTGGCGTCCACCGCCGGGTGCATCGACACCGTCAAGGCGGCCAACGCGTTGTACGTGGACGAGAAGTGGGAGGAGGCGCGCCTGAAATACAAGGAGTGCCTGGAGGGCGACAAGAACGACGCGGACGTGCGCTACCGGCTGGGGGTCTGCTCCTACAAGGTGGGCAAGTACCGGCAGGCCAAGCTGGAGTTCGAGCGCTGCCTGCGCATCGACCAGGGGTACTCCGACGCCTTCCTCTATCTGGGACTGACTCTGGTCCGCCTGGGCCGTTCGGACAAGGCTCCGGGCGTGTGGGGGCGGTACTTCAACCCGTCCTGCGTGAAGGTCATGCGCGAGCTGAACCTGCAGCTGGGGCTCATGGAGTCGGGCCAGCCCGACCCGGACGAGGAGATCGCCCTGGCCGTGGAAAAGGCCATAGCCGAATCCGGCGACCAGGTCGGCTAG
- a CDS encoding class II aldolase/adducin family protein → MKDLCEKYAAKLLAQGLASSEDAPLIGGLDAELVWNREDPRTEVLAGLFDRLSINSLVFSRPAEPYQTILDFLAERWPGTIRPEDTETRTFLHDIPVCREFTADAMGAQLEKRKVVVLPGLGVVSCGSVSPEQGFVYLSSALFSCFVLFFSEYLNRARQGTLDHDYRAAFERAVSLLPAPRTAPPALAPAPLDTEEKALTAIFEAGRQVVGHGLVDSFFGNISLRLGDTILISQTGSSLDELEGCVDPCPMDGSATTGLTASSELTAHEDVYRRSDSTCILHGHPRFTVIMSMDCAKADCPNRGECHIRCTECRTVDGVPIVPGEVGTGPTGLCNTLPPAMASEGAAIVHGHGLFTAGTADFNEPFARLLDIENRCRELYFERIAEYA, encoded by the coding sequence ATGAAAGACCTGTGCGAAAAATACGCGGCCAAACTCCTGGCCCAGGGGCTGGCCTCATCCGAGGACGCGCCGCTCATCGGCGGCCTGGACGCCGAACTCGTCTGGAACCGCGAGGACCCGCGCACTGAGGTCCTGGCCGGACTGTTCGACCGGCTGTCCATCAATTCCCTGGTCTTTTCCCGCCCGGCCGAGCCGTACCAAACCATCCTCGACTTTCTGGCCGAACGCTGGCCCGGGACCATCCGTCCCGAGGACACCGAGACCCGCACCTTCCTGCACGACATCCCGGTCTGCCGCGAGTTCACCGCCGACGCCATGGGCGCGCAGCTCGAGAAGCGCAAGGTTGTGGTCCTGCCCGGCCTGGGCGTGGTCTCCTGCGGCTCGGTCAGCCCGGAACAGGGGTTCGTCTACCTTTCCTCGGCCCTGTTCTCCTGCTTCGTGCTCTTCTTTTCCGAATATCTGAACCGCGCCCGGCAAGGGACCCTGGACCACGATTACCGCGCCGCCTTCGAGCGCGCCGTGTCCCTGCTGCCCGCGCCGCGCACCGCGCCGCCCGCCCTCGCTCCCGCCCCCCTGGACACCGAGGAAAAGGCGCTCACGGCCATCTTCGAGGCGGGACGCCAGGTGGTGGGCCACGGGCTGGTGGACTCCTTTTTCGGGAACATCTCCCTTCGGTTGGGTGACACCATCCTCATCTCCCAGACCGGCTCCTCCCTGGACGAACTGGAGGGATGCGTCGATCCCTGCCCCATGGACGGCAGCGCCACCACCGGACTGACCGCGTCCAGCGAACTGACCGCCCACGAGGACGTGTACCGCCGCTCTGACTCCACCTGCATCCTGCACGGCCATCCCCGGTTCACGGTGATCATGTCCATGGACTGCGCCAAGGCCGACTGCCCCAACCGGGGCGAGTGCCACATCCGCTGCACCGAATGCCGCACCGTGGACGGTGTCCCCATCGTGCCGGGCGAGGTCGGCACCGGCCCCACCGGACTGTGCAACACCCTGCCCCCGGCCATGGCCTCCGAAGGGGCGGCCATCGTCCACGGCCACGGCCTGTTCACCGCCGGGACCGCCGACTTCAACGAACCCTTCGCCCGGCTGCTCGACATCGAGAACCGCTGCCGCGAACTGTATTTCGAGAGGATCGCCGAATATGCCTGA
- a CDS encoding CPBP family intramembrane glutamic endopeptidase → MPDPRTAPFRPGPVLAYVLLTLALTWTVEYAVIGEGLRFDDLVGKSAPGLWLMGVMWIPGLVALAVTLVTERTGLRGLVPALLLRMGSVGPYFLAVPLIPLAYAVMYLLTWALGLSSIDPDLNSLAAVSGQPIGMDAALKLMLPLSVVVGPLINFVFGLGEELGWRGYLLPRLMPLGKLRAYVVLGMVWGVWHAPLILAGLNYPGYPVAGVLMMCLVCLAFGLFLNEMTLHYRSALLAAFLHGAANAQGYGIWGWMFPDAHPLLGGAMGFTGVLTWLALAALTMAVLPRLRRD, encoded by the coding sequence ATGCCTGATCCGCGGACCGCACCGTTCAGGCCCGGCCCGGTCCTGGCCTACGTCCTCCTGACCCTGGCCCTGACCTGGACCGTCGAATACGCGGTCATCGGCGAAGGGTTGCGTTTCGACGACCTGGTCGGCAAGTCCGCGCCCGGGCTGTGGCTCATGGGAGTGATGTGGATTCCCGGCCTGGTCGCCCTGGCCGTGACCCTGGTCACCGAACGGACCGGCCTGCGCGGCCTGGTCCCCGCACTGCTCCTGCGCATGGGGTCCGTCGGCCCCTACTTCCTGGCCGTACCGCTCATCCCGCTGGCCTACGCCGTCATGTACCTGCTCACCTGGGCGCTGGGCCTGTCCTCCATCGACCCGGACCTGAACAGCCTGGCCGCCGTCAGCGGCCAGCCCATCGGCATGGACGCGGCCCTCAAGCTCATGCTGCCCCTCTCCGTGGTCGTCGGGCCGCTCATCAATTTCGTCTTCGGCCTGGGCGAGGAACTGGGCTGGCGCGGCTATCTCCTGCCCCGGCTCATGCCGCTCGGCAAGCTCCGGGCCTACGTCGTCCTCGGCATGGTCTGGGGCGTCTGGCACGCGCCCCTCATCCTGGCGGGCCTCAACTACCCCGGCTATCCCGTGGCGGGCGTCCTCATGATGTGCCTCGTCTGCCTCGCCTTCGGCCTGTTCCTCAACGAGATGACCCTGCACTACCGGTCCGCGCTCCTCGCCGCCTTCCTGCACGGCGCGGCCAACGCCCAGGGCTACGGCATCTGGGGCTGGATGTTCCCCGACGCCCACCCCCTGCTCGGCGGCGCCATGGGCTTCACCGGCGTCCTCACCTGGCTCGCCCTCGCCGCCCTCACCATGGCCGTCCTCCCCCGCCTCCGGCGGGATTGA
- the ruvC gene encoding crossover junction endodeoxyribonuclease RuvC, translating to MAEGLVVLGLDPGSRVTGYGFVRELSGRAELVATGTIRTPVKKDMATRMGVLFDSLQELIREHCPAEAAIENVFVAKNPSSALKLGQARGACMAACATNKIPMGEYEPSKIKKNLVGLGNAPKSQVAFMVAHCLGIKKPDWPEDASDALAVAICHLNERRMRRLTGA from the coding sequence ATGGCGGAAGGGCTGGTCGTTCTGGGCCTGGACCCCGGTTCAAGGGTCACGGGCTACGGCTTCGTCCGGGAGCTCTCGGGCAGGGCCGAGCTGGTCGCCACCGGCACCATCCGCACCCCGGTAAAAAAAGACATGGCCACCCGCATGGGCGTGCTCTTCGACTCCCTCCAGGAGTTGATTCGCGAGCACTGTCCTGCGGAAGCGGCCATTGAAAACGTTTTCGTCGCAAAGAACCCCTCGTCCGCCCTCAAGCTGGGGCAGGCGAGGGGCGCCTGCATGGCGGCCTGCGCCACCAACAAGATCCCCATGGGCGAGTACGAGCCGTCCAAGATCAAGAAGAACCTGGTTGGCCTGGGCAACGCGCCCAAGTCCCAGGTGGCCTTCATGGTCGCCCACTGCCTGGGGATCAAGAAGCCCGACTGGCCCGAGGACGCCTCCGACGCCCTGGCCGTGGCCATCTGCCATCTCAACGAGCGGCGGATGCGCAGGCTGACGGGAGCGTAG
- the ruvA gene encoding Holliday junction branch migration protein RuvA, which produces MIGYLKGELLSADERGLLLLTPGGVGYEVAAPTSVLAKLPAKGGEVRLFVHTQVGEKAIDLFGFLDADDLDLFRTLISIDKLGPKKAMAILSMFDAAHLREIAYREDVTTLSTVPGIGPKSAKQILWNLKDKVDKLTPVTTRAAAGPQGPQGEYLDALAGLKGLGYSEDEARPLLLDVLDEEPDLDAAGAIRAVLKKINAARS; this is translated from the coding sequence ATGATCGGGTATCTCAAGGGTGAACTGCTGTCCGCGGACGAGAGGGGGCTGCTCCTGCTCACTCCCGGCGGCGTGGGCTACGAGGTGGCCGCGCCCACTTCGGTGCTGGCCAAGCTGCCCGCCAAGGGCGGCGAGGTGCGGCTGTTCGTCCACACCCAGGTGGGGGAGAAGGCCATCGACCTGTTCGGCTTCCTGGACGCCGACGACCTGGACCTGTTCCGGACCCTCATCTCCATCGACAAGCTCGGGCCGAAGAAGGCCATGGCCATCCTGTCCATGTTCGACGCCGCCCACCTCCGCGAGATAGCCTATCGCGAGGACGTCACGACCTTGTCCACCGTGCCCGGCATCGGCCCCAAGTCCGCCAAGCAGATCCTCTGGAATCTCAAGGACAAGGTGGACAAGCTGACCCCGGTGACCACCCGCGCCGCCGCCGGTCCGCAGGGGCCGCAGGGCGAGTACCTGGACGCGCTTGCGGGCCTCAAGGGGTTGGGCTACTCTGAGGACGAGGCCCGGCCCCTGCTGCTGGACGTCTTAGACGAAGAACCCGATCTCGACGCCGCCGGGGCCATCCGCGCGGTGCTCAAGAAAATCAACGCGGCACGCTCATGA
- the ruvB gene encoding Holliday junction branch migration DNA helicase RuvB, whose product MSKCTLPEENVRPRSLSDFIGQVDLRTNLDVFIRAARERERSLDHTLFYGNPGLGKTTLARIMASELGVNMVSTSGPVMERSGDLAAILTNLERGDILFIDEIHRMPPTVEEVLYPAMEDFQIDLVIGSGPGARTVKLDLEPFTLVGATTRLGLLTSPLRDRFGCIFRIEFYSPEELGLIVERSAKILGVEVEPEGALVIGRRSRGTPRIANRLLRRVRDYALVHGDGVVTRELAESSLERLDVDQYGLDNMDRKILSLMVENFNGGPVGLKTIAAACAEEVRTIEDIYEPYLIQCGFLKRTPRGRVATAKAYQHLKLRMEDDQRSLF is encoded by the coding sequence ATGAGCAAATGCACTCTTCCCGAGGAAAACGTCCGGCCCAGAAGCCTCTCCGACTTCATCGGACAGGTTGACCTGCGCACCAACCTCGACGTCTTCATCAGGGCGGCGCGGGAGCGCGAACGCTCGCTGGACCACACCCTGTTCTACGGCAACCCCGGCCTGGGCAAGACCACCCTGGCCCGGATCATGGCCTCCGAGCTGGGCGTGAACATGGTCTCCACCTCCGGTCCGGTCATGGAGCGATCCGGCGACCTGGCCGCCATCCTGACCAACCTGGAGCGCGGCGACATCCTGTTCATCGACGAGATCCACCGCATGCCGCCCACCGTCGAGGAAGTCCTGTATCCGGCCATGGAGGACTTCCAGATCGACCTGGTCATCGGCTCCGGCCCCGGGGCGCGCACGGTGAAGCTCGACCTGGAGCCGTTCACCCTGGTGGGGGCCACCACCAGGCTCGGACTGCTGACCTCGCCCCTGCGCGACCGGTTCGGCTGCATCTTCCGCATCGAATTCTATTCGCCCGAGGAGCTGGGCCTTATCGTCGAGCGCAGCGCCAAGATTCTCGGCGTGGAGGTGGAGCCCGAGGGCGCGCTGGTCATCGGCCGCCGTTCGCGCGGCACCCCGCGCATCGCCAACCGGCTGCTCCGGCGCGTGCGCGACTACGCCCTGGTGCACGGCGACGGCGTGGTCACCCGCGAGCTGGCCGAGTCCTCCCTGGAGCGCCTCGACGTGGACCAGTACGGGCTGGACAACATGGACCGCAAGATCCTCTCGCTCATGGTCGAGAACTTCAACGGCGGCCCGGTGGGGCTCAAGACCATCGCCGCGGCCTGCGCCGAAGAGGTCCGGACCATCGAGGACATCTACGAGCCGTACCTGATCCAGTGCGGCTTCCTCAAGCGCACCCCGCGCGGCCGCGTTGCCACGGCCAAGGCGTACCAACACCTCAAGCTGCGCATGGAAGACGACCAGCGGTCGCTGTTCTAG
- a CDS encoding rubredoxin: MDKWECPCGYVYDPAEGDPDNNIPIGTKFEDLPDDWVCPKCGAEKEYFEKL, from the coding sequence ATGGACAAATGGGAATGTCCCTGCGGTTACGTGTACGATCCCGCCGAGGGTGATCCGGACAACAATATCCCCATCGGGACCAAGTTCGAAGACCTGCCGGACGACTGGGTTTGCCCCAAGTGCGGCGCGGAAAAGGAATATTTCGAAAAACTGTAA
- a CDS encoding aldehyde ferredoxin oxidoreductase family protein, translating to MSGRFGWTGTVLCIDLTSGAITLDHPDDDLYRAFLGGRGLAGHYLRPFAAREHTDPDLPLLIFTGPLTGTDSPTSGRGTIMTRSPLTGAICDGSIGGGLPTRLKKAGFDGLVITGRGNVPCGIEIDDAGVRVVETDLWGRDTDAVLDTLEQRLPEDTSLACIGPAAENGSPLATVAVDHRHGNVRGGLGLVFAAKNLKYLTVRGTGDVPVRDPDGLAEARRAILRLTAASPVLMGRYGFSEWGTGALYDLMDARRMMPTDNFRRTRFEHAADTGAAAIAKRYSPRAHGCLGCHIRCRRIAGTGHAMPGYETLAHFTALIGNPDPDLALLGADICSRLGLETVSTAATLACLREHTGQDFNAKSLRTALHDMAEGGDLGRGAAFLARTLGTPDTAMTVKGLELPAYDPRGAMGLALSYAVSTRGGCHQRAFSLSHEILRKPVATDRFSFSGKARIIKLAEDGLAAADSMNGCRLIFLAAGLEEYAKVLEAVTGLEFSAQSLLETGERITVNERLMNVANGFTVADDDLPQRFFTEPGTSGPGMEIKPIDRDEFLRALNNYYAVRGLDPSGQPTDRTLERLGLTR from the coding sequence ATGAGCGGACGATTCGGCTGGACCGGCACGGTCCTTTGCATAGACCTGACGTCGGGCGCGATCACCCTTGATCACCCGGACGACGACCTGTACCGCGCCTTCCTCGGCGGGCGCGGCCTGGCCGGTCATTACCTGCGCCCCTTTGCCGCCCGCGAGCACACCGACCCGGACCTCCCCCTGCTCATCTTCACGGGTCCCCTGACCGGCACGGATTCCCCCACCTCTGGCCGGGGAACCATCATGACCCGCTCGCCCCTGACCGGAGCCATCTGCGACGGGTCCATCGGCGGCGGGCTGCCCACGCGCCTCAAGAAGGCGGGCTTCGACGGCCTGGTGATAACCGGGCGCGGCAACGTCCCCTGCGGCATCGAGATCGACGACGCCGGGGTGCGCGTGGTGGAGACCGACCTCTGGGGACGGGACACGGACGCCGTCCTGGACACCCTGGAGCAGCGGCTGCCCGAGGACACGTCCCTGGCCTGCATCGGCCCGGCGGCCGAAAACGGCTCGCCGCTGGCCACCGTGGCCGTGGACCATCGCCACGGCAACGTGCGCGGCGGTCTGGGGCTGGTCTTCGCGGCCAAGAATCTCAAATATTTGACCGTGCGCGGCACCGGGGACGTCCCGGTCCGCGACCCGGACGGACTGGCCGAGGCGCGCCGGGCCATCCTGCGCCTGACCGCCGCCTCGCCCGTGCTCATGGGCCGCTACGGCTTCTCCGAGTGGGGCACCGGTGCGCTCTACGACCTCATGGACGCCCGCCGGATGATGCCCACGGACAACTTCAGGCGCACCCGGTTCGAACACGCCGCCGACACGGGCGCGGCGGCCATCGCCAAGCGATACTCCCCGCGCGCCCACGGCTGTCTCGGCTGCCATATCCGCTGCCGCCGCATCGCCGGGACCGGCCACGCCATGCCCGGCTACGAGACCCTGGCCCACTTCACCGCGCTCATCGGCAACCCGGACCCGGACCTGGCCCTGCTCGGCGCGGACATCTGCTCCCGCCTCGGCCTGGAGACCGTGTCCACGGCGGCGACGCTCGCCTGCCTGCGGGAGCACACCGGCCAGGACTTCAACGCCAAATCCCTGCGCACCGCCCTGCACGACATGGCCGAAGGCGGCGACCTCGGCCGGGGCGCGGCCTTTCTCGCCCGGACCCTGGGGACCCCGGACACGGCCATGACCGTCAAGGGGCTGGAGCTGCCCGCCTACGACCCGCGCGGGGCCATGGGGCTGGCCCTGTCCTACGCGGTGTCCACGCGCGGCGGGTGCCACCAGCGGGCCTTCTCCCTGAGCCACGAGATCCTGCGCAAGCCCGTGGCCACGGACCGCTTCTCCTTCAGCGGCAAGGCGCGGATCATCAAGCTGGCCGAGGACGGCCTGGCCGCCGCCGACTCCATGAACGGTTGCCGCCTCATCTTCCTGGCCGCCGGGCTGGAGGAATACGCCAAGGTTCTGGAAGCGGTCACCGGCCTCGAGTTCTCGGCCCAGTCCCTGCTGGAAACCGGCGAACGGATCACGGTCAACGAGCGGCTCATGAACGTTGCCAACGGCTTCACCGTGGCGGACGACGACCTGCCGCAGCGATTCTTCACCGAACCCGGCACCTCCGGCCCCGGCATGGAGATCAAGCCCATCGACCGCGACGAGTTCCTGCGGGCCCTGAACAACTACTACGCGGTGCGCGGCCTGGACCCGTCCGGCCAGCCCACGGACCGCACCCTTGAACGGCTGGGCCTGACGCGATGA